A genomic segment from Curtobacterium sp. MCSS17_007 encodes:
- a CDS encoding M23 family metallopeptidase, whose amino-acid sequence MTTTDDRTTLPLRPRGAARRAANAEAMRASRVGRPTTGAAVPPPAVPVPTSRLPTSRVPATLQSTVPTSASAADRPGPARARRRRRDRSPAAAGGQPRPRTAQARQGAFPARALPATASALAACLVVSVSTPAAAVDGPVGSGAGIATSVVAPDGQHYRAAPGVTVTVTRDDFAVHGRPQDDLHRGPRITTGGAVVRPVDGRIPTAGGFGGRQVAGCGACSTNHRGLDFAAPAGTPVLAVTAGRVVSAGPLGGYGNQVLLVHPDGTQTRYGHLSRIDVVPGQFLAAGEQLGAVGSTGISTGAHLHFEVIVGGTPVDPAPWLAARGLS is encoded by the coding sequence ATGACCACGACCGACGATCGCACCACGCTGCCCCTGCGCCCCCGGGGTGCGGCCCGACGTGCTGCGAACGCCGAGGCCATGCGAGCCTCGCGCGTCGGTCGCCCGACCACCGGGGCGGCGGTTCCCCCGCCCGCCGTCCCGGTGCCCACCTCTCGGCTGCCCACCTCGCGGGTGCCCGCCACCCTGCAGTCCACCGTTCCGACGTCCGCCTCCGCTGCTGACCGCCCCGGGCCTGCACGCGCCCGGCGTCGACGTCGCGACCGCTCCCCAGCTGCTGCTGGCGGCCAGCCGCGCCCGCGGACCGCGCAGGCTCGTCAGGGCGCGTTCCCGGCGCGGGCACTGCCGGCCACCGCCTCTGCCCTCGCGGCCTGCCTGGTGGTGTCGGTCTCGACGCCGGCCGCCGCGGTCGACGGACCCGTCGGGTCCGGGGCGGGGATCGCGACGTCGGTCGTCGCCCCGGACGGGCAGCACTACCGAGCCGCACCCGGCGTCACGGTGACGGTGACCCGTGACGACTTCGCCGTCCACGGCCGACCGCAGGACGACCTGCACCGCGGGCCGCGCATCACGACCGGAGGCGCAGTGGTGCGACCGGTCGACGGACGGATCCCCACGGCGGGCGGCTTCGGTGGTCGCCAGGTCGCCGGCTGCGGTGCGTGCTCGACGAACCACCGTGGCCTCGACTTCGCGGCACCCGCGGGGACGCCCGTCCTCGCCGTGACCGCGGGGCGGGTGGTGTCCGCGGGTCCGCTCGGTGGGTACGGCAACCAGGTCCTGCTCGTGCACCCTGACGGCACGCAGACCCGGTACGGCCACCTGTCGCGGATCGACGTCGTGCCCGGGCAGTTCCTGGCGGCCGGCGAGCAGCTCGGCGCCGTCGGCAGCACGGGCATCTCGACCGGAGCGCACCTCCACTTCGAGGTCATCGTCGGCGGGACGCCCGTCGACCCCGCCCCCTGGCTCGCGGCGCGTGGGCTGTCCTGA
- a CDS encoding NAD(P)-dependent oxidoreductase: MTVLGTGTMGAGVARSLLRGGHRVTVWNRNADKARPLADDGATVATAAAGAVADAEVVLLTLFDTDAVVDVLEAAGGDAPEGAVWVQASTVGVAGTETVVQLAEKYGITLVEAMMLGTKGPAEQGTLTMLAAGPADVLDRVVPVLDAIGAKTVRAGDRVGDGTALKLAANAWIASITAATGQSLAIARGLGLDPQLFLDAIQGTASDSPYAHTKGAAMVGGDLAPQFALDGLRKDIGLIGEAARSAGVSTTLLDALDRVYAQASAAGHGAEDIAAVGTAFRRDAQ, translated from the coding sequence GTGACGGTGCTGGGTACGGGGACGATGGGTGCGGGGGTCGCGAGGTCCCTGCTGCGCGGAGGGCACCGCGTGACGGTCTGGAACCGCAACGCGGACAAGGCCCGACCGCTCGCCGACGACGGGGCCACCGTCGCGACCGCCGCCGCCGGGGCGGTCGCCGACGCCGAGGTCGTGCTCCTCACGCTGTTCGACACGGATGCGGTCGTCGACGTCCTCGAGGCCGCCGGCGGTGACGCTCCGGAGGGCGCCGTGTGGGTGCAGGCCTCGACGGTCGGCGTCGCGGGCACCGAGACCGTGGTGCAACTCGCTGAGAAGTACGGCATCACACTCGTCGAGGCGATGATGCTCGGCACGAAGGGCCCGGCCGAACAGGGCACGCTGACGATGCTCGCCGCCGGCCCGGCCGACGTGCTCGACCGGGTGGTTCCGGTGCTCGACGCGATCGGGGCGAAGACGGTCCGCGCGGGGGACCGCGTCGGCGACGGTACTGCCCTCAAGCTCGCGGCGAACGCGTGGATCGCATCGATCACCGCCGCCACCGGGCAGTCGCTCGCGATCGCCCGGGGCCTCGGGCTCGACCCGCAGCTCTTCCTCGACGCGATCCAGGGCACGGCCAGTGACTCGCCGTACGCGCACACGAAGGGCGCCGCCATGGTCGGCGGCGACCTCGCACCGCAGTTCGCGCTCGACGGCCTGCGGAAGGACATCGGACTCATCGGGGAGGCGGCGCGGTCCGCCGGTGTGTCGACGACGCTCCTCGACGCCCTCGACCGGGTCTACGCCCAGGCGAGCGCGGCCGGGCACGGTGCGGAGGACATCGCGGCGGTCGGCACGGCCTTCCGGCGCGACGCGCAGTAG
- a CDS encoding MarR family transcriptional regulator has product MTTEVTNTTTGFWYGAGSRVDAVDVLNALRRYRSAESAAQRRAREALGIGENALLALRVLLDAESEGRSVNAKELADRLEITPASTSALVDRLVRSGHVERHADPHDRRGVILTASGGSMRQVLQVIDELDTRAIEVAEHLPPTDMAVVVGFLEEMARVVDHDEHAADTERSA; this is encoded by the coding sequence ATGACGACCGAGGTGACGAACACCACCACGGGCTTCTGGTATGGCGCAGGTTCCAGGGTCGACGCGGTGGACGTACTGAACGCGCTCCGCAGGTACCGGAGCGCCGAGAGCGCTGCCCAACGCCGAGCCCGCGAAGCCCTGGGCATCGGCGAGAACGCCCTGCTGGCACTCCGGGTCCTGCTGGACGCCGAGTCCGAGGGCCGGTCCGTGAACGCCAAGGAACTCGCCGACCGACTCGAGATCACGCCGGCGTCCACGTCCGCCCTGGTCGACCGGCTCGTCCGGAGTGGGCACGTCGAGCGACACGCCGACCCGCACGACCGACGCGGCGTGATCCTCACCGCATCCGGTGGGTCGATGCGGCAGGTCCTGCAGGTGATCGACGAGCTCGACACCCGCGCGATCGAGGTCGCCGAGCACCTGCCGCCGACCGACATGGCGGTCGTCGTCGGGTTCCTCGAGGAGATGGCCCGCGTCGTCGACCACGACGAGCACGCTGCCGACACGGAGCGGTCCGCGTAG
- a CDS encoding alpha-E domain-containing protein, translating into MLSRLAGSVFHVGSAVERADVVARMLDVYVVRPDAGVADEDGAVGAALGGVVGVDGPSRTGDRSATVDALALDRHEPASIAHAVGVARDHARRAREVVSTELWDCLDVTRSRMPRKVAVDRAHEFLGWVRERSALAVGVVEGDASRDEVWEFFTLGRSLLRCGLTARLLASRLVDASSSASWSTALRACGAGEAFRRGRDHHGVEAQDAAHFLLHDVHSPRSLAFLAARADDCLADVAPACVDEEVGAFRAARTALGRVDPAEPDALRSAAGRLAVAVGAVVDALDQRVFAVAAPAR; encoded by the coding sequence GTGCTGAGCCGACTCGCGGGGAGCGTCTTCCACGTCGGGAGCGCGGTCGAACGGGCCGACGTCGTCGCGCGGATGCTCGACGTGTACGTCGTCCGGCCGGACGCGGGCGTCGCCGACGAGGACGGTGCGGTCGGAGCCGCGCTGGGCGGCGTGGTCGGCGTCGACGGGCCGTCGCGCACCGGGGACCGCTCGGCCACCGTCGACGCGCTCGCGCTCGACCGGCACGAGCCGGCGTCGATCGCCCATGCGGTGGGCGTCGCTCGCGACCACGCCCGGCGTGCCCGCGAGGTCGTGTCCACCGAGCTCTGGGACTGCCTCGACGTCACCCGCTCCCGGATGCCGCGCAAGGTCGCCGTCGACCGCGCGCACGAGTTCCTCGGGTGGGTGCGCGAGCGGAGTGCCCTGGCGGTCGGGGTCGTCGAGGGGGACGCCAGTCGTGACGAGGTGTGGGAGTTCTTCACGCTCGGACGCTCCCTGCTGCGCTGCGGCCTCACGGCGCGGCTCCTGGCGTCGAGGTTGGTGGACGCGTCCTCGTCCGCGTCGTGGAGCACGGCGCTGCGCGCGTGCGGCGCGGGCGAGGCCTTCCGGCGTGGGCGTGACCACCACGGTGTCGAGGCGCAGGACGCCGCCCACTTCCTGCTGCACGACGTGCACAGCCCGCGGTCGCTCGCGTTCCTCGCGGCCCGGGCGGACGACTGCCTGGCGGACGTCGCACCGGCCTGTGTCGACGAGGAGGTCGGCGCCTTCCGGGCGGCGCGGACCGCGTTGGGACGTGTGGACCCTGCCGAACCCGACGCGCTGCGCTCGGCGGCGGGCCGCCTGGCGGTGGCGGTCGGAGCGGTCGTCGACGCGCTCGACCAGCGGGTCTTCGCGGTCGCCGCACCGGCGCGCTGA
- a CDS encoding MFS transporter, with protein sequence MTAMFRSLSARNYRIWFAGALVSNVGTWMQRTAQDWLVLTKLSDNDAIAVGITMALQFGPQLLLLPLTGLAADRFDRRRTLMLTQGLMGALGLGLGIMVLTDTATLWSLYGFALALGIVAAFDTPVRQAFVSDVVQGEHVANAVALNSASFNAARLIGPAVAGVLIAAIGSGWVFVINAGSFLAVLVALRFVDPAQLAERIRPTRGKGQIVAGFRYVRTRPDIVVVLCMIFVVGTFGVNFPIFTSTMARVEFGKGAGEFGLLNSVMAIGSVAGALLSARRDRPRMRTLVVASAGFGLACTAAALAPTYWTFAIVLVFVGLASLTFMTTANALVQTTTKPAMRGRVMALYMAIFAGGTPIGAPVVGAVADAWGPRWAIVVGAVSGFVALAIALVWLVRWERFRLRYDADARLHLAVTHAVPVVGSRSARAALRRDLERDEAVADRSSAV encoded by the coding sequence GTGACCGCCATGTTCCGCTCCCTGTCCGCCCGCAACTACCGCATCTGGTTCGCCGGCGCCCTGGTGTCCAACGTCGGCACCTGGATGCAGCGCACCGCCCAGGACTGGCTCGTCCTCACGAAGCTGTCCGACAACGACGCCATCGCGGTCGGCATCACGATGGCGCTGCAGTTCGGACCGCAGCTGCTCCTCCTGCCGTTGACCGGGCTCGCGGCGGACCGGTTCGACCGGCGGAGGACGCTCATGCTCACGCAGGGCCTCATGGGCGCACTCGGGCTCGGCCTCGGGATCATGGTCCTCACCGACACGGCCACGCTCTGGTCCCTCTACGGCTTCGCCCTCGCGCTCGGCATCGTCGCCGCGTTCGACACCCCCGTCCGCCAGGCCTTCGTGTCCGACGTCGTCCAGGGCGAACACGTGGCGAACGCCGTCGCGCTCAACTCCGCGTCGTTCAACGCCGCGCGGCTGATCGGCCCCGCGGTCGCCGGTGTGCTCATCGCTGCCATCGGCTCCGGCTGGGTGTTCGTGATCAACGCCGGATCGTTCCTGGCCGTCCTCGTGGCCCTGCGGTTCGTGGACCCCGCGCAGCTCGCCGAGCGCATCCGGCCGACGCGCGGCAAGGGGCAGATCGTCGCAGGCTTCCGGTACGTGCGGACCCGCCCGGACATCGTCGTCGTGCTGTGCATGATCTTCGTCGTCGGCACGTTCGGCGTGAACTTCCCGATCTTCACCTCGACCATGGCCCGCGTGGAGTTCGGCAAGGGCGCCGGAGAGTTCGGTCTCCTCAACTCCGTGATGGCGATCGGGTCCGTCGCCGGCGCGCTGCTCTCCGCCCGGCGCGACCGACCGCGGATGCGCACCCTCGTCGTCGCCTCCGCAGGGTTCGGGCTCGCGTGCACCGCGGCCGCCCTCGCCCCGACCTACTGGACGTTCGCCATCGTCCTCGTGTTCGTCGGGCTCGCCTCGCTCACCTTCATGACGACCGCGAACGCACTCGTGCAGACCACCACGAAGCCCGCGATGCGCGGCCGCGTGATGGCGCTCTACATGGCGATCTTCGCCGGGGGCACGCCGATCGGCGCCCCCGTCGTCGGTGCCGTCGCCGACGCGTGGGGTCCGCGGTGGGCCATCGTCGTCGGCGCGGTGTCGGGGTTCGTCGCCCTCGCGATCGCCCTGGTCTGGCTGGTGCGCTGGGAGCGGTTCCGACTCCGGTACGACGCCGACGCACGGCTGCACCTGGCGGTGACGCACGCGGTACCGGTCGTCGGGTCGCGGAGCGCGCGTGCCGCGCTGCGGCGCGACCTCGAGCGCGACGAGGCGGTCGCGGACCGGTCCAGCGCGGTCTGA
- a CDS encoding MarR family transcriptional regulator: MTDGSLSTDLRIAVNRLSRTLRAQKADTTMTDGQFSALARLHRDGAMTLAELSRQDGVTPPSMTKTVTVLVERGLATKGGHDDDRRKVRICTTPAGAAFVEETRRHRDDWLTPRLAELTDEERTTLADATEIMRRLAQQ, from the coding sequence GTGACCGACGGTTCCCTCTCCACCGACCTGCGGATCGCCGTGAACCGTCTCTCGCGGACGCTCCGGGCACAGAAGGCCGACACGACCATGACCGACGGGCAGTTCTCCGCCCTCGCACGACTCCACCGCGACGGCGCGATGACCCTCGCCGAACTCAGCCGTCAGGACGGCGTCACACCGCCGAGCATGACGAAGACCGTGACGGTCCTGGTCGAGCGGGGCCTGGCCACGAAGGGCGGTCACGACGACGACCGGCGCAAGGTCCGGATCTGCACGACGCCCGCCGGTGCCGCGTTCGTCGAGGAGACCCGACGGCACCGCGACGACTGGCTCACCCCGCGCCTGGCCGAGCTCACCGACGAGGAACGCACCACCCTGGCCGACGCCACCGAGATCATGAGGAGGCTGGCCCAGCAGTGA
- a CDS encoding glucose 1-dehydrogenase: MSEFEGKVAVVTGGGSGIGEAIAKELAAAGAEVVVTDIKRDAAERVVSEIEGAGGTATAFEANSAVAADNERMVQYAVDTYGALHLAVNNAGIGAAPKPIGEYDVEAWDRVRAVDLDGVFYGLRYEIPAMLQAGGGAIVNMASVLGSVGIAQNAAYVASKHALVGLTKVAALEYTAQGVRTNAVGPGFIDTPLVRASLSGEELAALEGEHAAKRLGTDAEVAALVLFLLSDKASFISGSYHLVDGGYSAH, from the coding sequence ATGTCCGAGTTCGAGGGCAAGGTGGCCGTCGTCACCGGTGGCGGCAGCGGCATCGGCGAGGCGATCGCGAAGGAACTGGCCGCGGCCGGGGCCGAGGTCGTCGTCACCGACATCAAGCGGGACGCAGCGGAGCGGGTCGTGTCGGAGATCGAGGGCGCGGGCGGCACGGCCACCGCGTTCGAGGCGAACTCCGCCGTCGCCGCCGACAACGAGCGGATGGTGCAGTACGCGGTCGACACCTACGGTGCGCTGCACCTCGCGGTGAACAACGCCGGCATCGGCGCGGCGCCGAAGCCGATCGGCGAGTACGACGTCGAGGCGTGGGACCGCGTCCGCGCGGTCGACCTCGACGGTGTGTTCTACGGGCTCCGCTACGAGATCCCGGCGATGCTGCAGGCCGGCGGCGGTGCCATCGTCAACATGGCCTCGGTGCTCGGCTCGGTCGGCATCGCGCAGAACGCGGCCTACGTGGCGTCGAAGCACGCGCTCGTCGGGCTCACGAAGGTCGCGGCGCTCGAGTACACGGCGCAGGGCGTCCGCACGAACGCGGTCGGCCCGGGCTTCATCGACACCCCGCTCGTGCGCGCGTCGCTGTCCGGCGAGGAGCTCGCGGCGCTCGAGGGCGAGCACGCGGCGAAGCGGCTCGGCACCGACGCCGAGGTCGCGGCGCTCGTGCTGTTCCTGCTCAGCGACAAGGCCTCGTTCATCAGCGGCAGCTACCACCTGGTCGACGGCGGCTACAGCGCGCACTGA